A genome region from Chloroflexota bacterium includes the following:
- a CDS encoding bifunctional transaldolase/phosoglucose isomerase, producing MKHDENPLRRLRELGQSVWYDNIQRGLITSGELKRLIEEDGILGVTSNPTIFQRAIADSADYDEALKELALAGRSTLEIYEALAIEDIRMAADLLRPVYQQTDGRDGYVSLEVSPDLAHDTERTVTEARRLFAAIDRPNVMIKVPATPAGIPAIEQLIADGININVTLIFSLDAYEQAANAYIAGLERRAEAGLPLDAVASVASVFVSRVDTAVDGWLNERLQKTSDPDERAQIEALLGKAAIANAKIIYRHFQKLFGADRFQALRERGARVQRPLWASTSTKNPQYRDVMYVEELIGPDTVNTMPPATIQAFKDHGVVRLTVTEGVDEAEEILAALGRLGVDLDAVMQRLLDDGVRAFADSYHALLECVEARRQAFLVQRDCSWHAALGALEPTVQARLEGMARTGVVARIWAKDASLWKDDPKHQEVIRNRLGWLDIAERMQGHVDELRALAQEVWSEGFRHVVLLGMGGSSLCVEVFRQVYGPQPEAPRLWVLDTTHPDVIRKLEEQIDLAHTLFIVASKSGTTTEARSFEAHFFERVKEVRGEEAGRQFIAITDPGTPLMVAARDLGFRRVILNPPDIGGRYSGLSYFGQAPAALAGIDIARVLDQAGAMTRACKPCVPVRENPGAWLGAIMGEAALSGRDKLTILVPPQLASFGLWAEQLLAESTGKEGKGIVPIAGEEVGPPEVYGDDRLFVYLSLAGTSDLDARVAALEAAGHPVVRLRMPDISWIGAEFYRWEMATAVAGAILGINPFDEPNVAESKKNTRDALDRYIAEGRLPEEEPALAADGVALYGEGIQGDSWEEALRAHLRQAQPGEYVAFMAYLDSTGPYEEVLQAIRLRVRDALRVATTLGYGPRFLHSTGQLHKGGPNSGVFVQITDDPAEDFRIPGQPYTFGTLIAAQALGDLQSLQAHGRRVIRLHLGRDTAGGLERILQALADLK from the coding sequence ATGAAGCACGACGAGAACCCCTTACGGCGGCTGCGAGAGCTCGGACAGAGCGTGTGGTATGACAATATCCAGCGCGGGCTGATCACATCTGGCGAGCTGAAGCGATTGATCGAGGAGGATGGCATCCTGGGCGTCACATCGAATCCAACCATCTTCCAGCGCGCCATCGCTGATAGCGCGGATTACGACGAGGCGCTGAAGGAGCTGGCGCTGGCCGGACGTTCGACCCTGGAGATCTATGAGGCGTTGGCCATTGAGGATATCCGCATGGCGGCCGACCTGTTGCGGCCGGTCTACCAGCAGACGGACGGGCGTGACGGCTACGTCAGCCTGGAGGTCTCGCCCGATCTGGCTCATGATACCGAGCGAACCGTGACAGAGGCGCGCCGCCTCTTCGCCGCCATCGATCGGCCCAATGTGATGATCAAGGTGCCCGCCACCCCGGCCGGCATCCCCGCCATCGAGCAGCTGATCGCGGACGGCATCAACATCAACGTCACCCTGATCTTCTCTTTGGACGCGTATGAGCAGGCGGCGAACGCCTACATCGCCGGGTTGGAGCGGCGGGCGGAGGCCGGATTGCCGTTGGACGCCGTCGCCTCGGTGGCCAGCGTGTTCGTCAGCCGCGTGGACACGGCGGTGGATGGTTGGCTGAATGAGCGGTTGCAGAAGACGAGCGACCCGGACGAGCGGGCGCAGATCGAGGCGTTGTTGGGTAAGGCCGCCATCGCCAACGCCAAGATCATCTACCGGCATTTCCAGAAGCTCTTCGGCGCTGACCGGTTCCAGGCGCTGCGGGAGCGAGGCGCCCGGGTGCAGCGCCCGCTGTGGGCCTCGACCAGCACGAAGAACCCTCAGTATCGGGATGTGATGTACGTCGAGGAACTCATCGGCCCGGATACCGTGAACACTATGCCGCCGGCGACCATCCAGGCGTTCAAGGATCACGGCGTCGTCCGGCTGACGGTCACCGAGGGCGTGGATGAGGCGGAGGAGATCCTGGCGGCTCTGGGGCGGCTGGGCGTCGATCTGGACGCGGTGATGCAGCGGTTGCTGGATGACGGCGTGCGGGCCTTTGCGGACTCCTATCACGCGCTGTTGGAGTGTGTGGAGGCGCGCCGGCAGGCGTTTCTGGTCCAACGGGATTGCTCCTGGCACGCCGCTTTGGGGGCGCTGGAGCCCACCGTTCAGGCCCGCCTGGAGGGCATGGCCCGCACGGGGGTGGTGGCGCGAATCTGGGCCAAGGACGCGAGCCTGTGGAAGGACGACCCCAAGCATCAGGAGGTGATCCGCAACCGGCTGGGATGGCTGGATATCGCCGAGAGGATGCAGGGGCACGTGGATGAGCTGCGGGCCCTGGCGCAGGAGGTGTGGTCGGAGGGCTTTCGGCATGTCGTGCTCCTGGGCATGGGCGGGAGCAGCCTGTGCGTCGAGGTGTTCCGCCAGGTGTACGGCCCACAGCCGGAGGCTCCCAGGCTGTGGGTGCTGGATACCACCCACCCGGACGTCATCCGCAAGCTGGAGGAGCAGATCGATCTGGCGCATACGCTCTTCATCGTCGCCAGCAAGTCGGGCACGACCACGGAGGCCCGATCGTTCGAGGCGCACTTCTTCGAGCGGGTGAAGGAGGTGCGCGGGGAGGAGGCCGGGCGACAGTTCATCGCCATCACCGATCCGGGGACACCCCTGATGGTCGCGGCCCGGGATCTTGGGTTCCGTCGCGTGATCCTGAACCCGCCGGATATCGGCGGGCGCTACTCCGGGCTCTCCTACTTTGGGCAGGCGCCCGCGGCGCTGGCCGGCATCGATATCGCCAGGGTGCTCGACCAGGCGGGCGCCATGACCCGGGCGTGTAAGCCGTGCGTGCCCGTGCGGGAGAACCCGGGCGCGTGGTTGGGGGCCATCATGGGCGAGGCGGCGTTGTCCGGCCGTGACAAGCTGACCATCCTCGTGCCCCCGCAGCTGGCGAGCTTTGGCCTGTGGGCGGAGCAGCTCCTCGCCGAGAGCACGGGCAAGGAGGGCAAGGGGATCGTCCCGATCGCCGGCGAGGAGGTGGGGCCGCCGGAGGTGTACGGGGACGACCGGCTGTTCGTGTACCTGTCGCTCGCGGGGACGAGCGACTTGGACGCCCGGGTGGCCGCGCTGGAGGCGGCCGGACATCCGGTGGTGCGTCTGCGCATGCCGGACATCTCCTGGATCGGCGCCGAGTTCTACCGATGGGAGATGGCGACGGCCGTGGCGGGGGCTATCCTGGGCATCAACCCGTTCGACGAGCCCAACGTGGCGGAGTCCAAGAAGAACACCCGGGACGCGCTGGATCGCTACATCGCGGAGGGTCGCCTTCCCGAGGAGGAGCCTGCCCTGGCCGCGGATGGCGTGGCGCTTTACGGCGAGGGGATCCAGGGGGACTCGTGGGAGGAGGCGCTGCGGGCGCATCTGCGGCAGGCGCAACCGGGCGAGTACGTAGCGTTCATGGCCTATCTGGACTCCACCGGCCCCTACGAGGAGGTGCTGCAGGCGATCCGCCTGAGGGTACGGGATGCGTTGCGGGTCGCCACCACTCTGGGCTATGGGCCGCGGTTCCTGCACTCCACGGGCCAGCTTCACAAGGGCGGCCCCAACAGCGGCGTGTTCGTGCAGATCACGGATGATCCGGCGGAGGATTTCCGGATCCCCGGCCAGCCGTACACGTTTGGCACGTTGATCGCCGCGCAGGCGTTGGGGGACTTGCAGTCGCTGCAGGCGCACGGCCGGCGGGTGATCCGGCTGCATCTGGGGCGGGACACGGCGGGCGGCCTGGAGCGCATCCTGCAGGCGTTGGCGGATCTGAAATAG